In a genomic window of Bemisia tabaci chromosome 1, PGI_BMITA_v3:
- the prd1 gene encoding uncharacterized protein prd1, with product MLEMMDSCSMSESVETLSGDVSEPNETARGSNGPAFENVMDFTKKINSSTSSLTSPVDSGVVLLDEVEPSTDTKKEPHVCAIQGVEAVEPTSQSTPVSGATTEQVTGDDEIVFQRRTRKKVLKDIKSKRVSFHEDVNTLDAAENKDIKINVGLTDRVSADILTPTEQGQDLNSSLVLSSNFTEPVFSIEKMFSKLKNSVLTLAERGVPEGQEDPLNCSSYIEFDSSLSFGSKHLTQTKASESDRTTRLKSPAVRNVLSEAPSKAPLVNRFLLSLQMKESRKKHASLNRRHQIRGIKSHRPLIVKVKPYNINLKSFEHVLNELNDEISVNLCNRLETNWQKDVEERLETHLFKGKEVKIHKVFRVLSTIGEPLLTILTDTSLLVIAYDQNELVIRFSITYSNIKIIMVGPGNLTLMFIEQYPFGHSHFTIVTDNENLHGGNDLISHLEVIVRQKKCPTIPVLSSSIHEDKKFLKKTSIEANEETTYCQWIWLQQIFASDAYALGPMREGYLMYRQTKRTKWAPSFILLKASVIYVFTDSNLKIPIHVIHLKTKKFKGARKFPDSRQPHAFEVLFDPDISVQFGAASEEDLFEWLDAVSLSTFGAEDCQVVAKRHLDPVIGCCLLLTTKHIVMYQLPCEVLSCLLLTTLNVVKFSSTHSYCVLEFDCCEANETNGDWVIHFSSEQGLNKFYNVLSSVLPNLHQITDRIDVTSDFAIRCMERNNSLKNVWSCFL from the exons ATGCTGGAAATGATGGATTCTTGCAGCATGTCAGAGTCTGTTGAAACTCTATCCGGTGATGTAAGTGAACCAAATGAAACTGCTAGAGGCTCAAATGGACCCGCGTTTGAGAATGTGATGGATTTCACAAagaaaattaactcctccaccAGTTCTCTAACTTCTCCTGTTGATTCGGGGGTTGTCCTACTGGATGAGGTAGAACCTTCGACAGATACAAAAAAA GAGCCCCATGTCTGTGCGATTCAAGGGGTCGAAGCTGTCGAACCAACAAGCCAAAGCACTCCTGTGTCAGGTGCAACCACTGAGCAGGTCACCGGAGATGATGAGATAGTATTCCAAAGAAGAACCCGCAAAAAAGTCTTGAAAGATATTAAAAGCAAGAGGGTCTCATTTCATGAAGATGTCAATACCCTTGATGCAGCAGAGAACAAAGATATCAAAATCAACGTCGGTCTCACAGACAGAGTCAGTGCTGACATCCTCACGCCAACGGAACAAGGACAAGATCTTAATAGTTCATTAGTGTTGAGCTCTAATTTTACAGAGCCGGTATTTTCAATCGAGAAAATGTTCTCTAAACTAAAAAATAGTGTTTTAACTTTAGCCGAACGAGGGGTTCCCGAAGGACAGGAAGACCCGCTCAATTGCTCCTCATATATCGAATTCGACTCTTCACTATCATTCGGTTCCAAGCACCTCACGCAAACTAAAGCGTCAGAGTCTGATCGAACAA CGAGGTTGAAAAGTCCCGCCGTGAGGAACGTCCTATCTGAAGCTCCATCAAAAGCTCCTCTAGTCAATCGGTTTCTACTGTCACTACAAATGAAGGAATCGAGAAAAAAGCATGCTTCCCTAAACCGGCGACATCAAATCAGAGGAATCAAATCTCATCGACCCCTAATTGTCAAAGTTAAACCGTACAACATAAATCTTAAAAGTTTTGAGCATGTTCTGAACGAATTGAATGATGAAATCTCAGTGAATCTTTGCAACAGGTTGGAAACAAACTGGCAGAAGGATGTAGAGGAAAGACTAGAAACTCACCTTTTCAAAGGCAAGGAAGTGAAAATTCACAAG GTGTTCAGAGTTTTAAGTACAATTGGTGAGCCTCTGCTCACAATATTAACCGATACTTCATTATTAGTGATAGCTTACGATCAAAATGAGCTGGTCATTCGTTTTTCAATTACTTACAGTAATATCAAAATAATCATGGTAGGGCCTGGAAACTTAACACTAATGTTCATTGAGCAATATCCCTTTGGTCATTCTCACTTCACCATCGTCACGGACAATGAAAATCTTCATGGAGGCAATGATCTGATAAGCCATCTTGAAGTTATAGTCCGCCAGAAGAAATGTCCTACCATCCCTGTCCTTTCCTCGTCGATCCACGAGgataagaaatttttgaaaaaaacctctATTGAAGCAAATGAAGAAACAACATATTGCCAGTGGATTTGGCTTCAACAGATTTTTGCAAGTGACGCTTATGCTCTTGGTCCAATGAGAGAGGGTTATCTCATGTACAGGCAAACAAAAAGGACAAAATGGGCGCCTAGTTTTATTTTACTCAA GGCCAGTGTCATTTATGTATTTACCgactcaaatttaaaaatacccaTACACGTTATACatcttaaaacaaaaaaattcaagggggCAAGGAAATTTCCCGACTCCAGGCAACCTCATGCCtttgaagttttatttgatCCTGACATTTCTGTTCAGTTTGGTGCTGCTAGTGAGGAAGATTTATTTGAGTGGTTAGATGCTGTATCTCTTTCAACTTTTGGA GCTGAAGACTGTCAAGTTGTTGCGAAACGCCATTTGGATCCTGTCATTGGATGCTGTCTTCTCCTAACAACAAAGCATATTGTGATGTATCAATTGCCTTGTGAGGTGCTGTCTTGCCTTTTGTTGACAACTTTAAACGTTGTTAAATTTTCATCAACTCATAGTTATTGTGTTCTG GAATTTGATTGTTGTGAGGCTAATGAAACAAACGGAGATTGGGTTATTCATTTCTCTTCAGAGCAAGGTCTCAACAAATTTTATAATGTGTTAAGCTCAGTTTTACCAAATTTACATCAg ATCACGGACAGAATCGATGTTACTTCTGATTTTGCAATTCGATGTATGGAAAGAAACAATTCGTTGAAAAACGTCTGGTCCTGTTTTCTATGA
- the LOC109036345 gene encoding uncharacterized protein isoform X2 gives MKLLLLIALIGIDVIGGNCLTFSFARDQDIEDELAESSDYPRSRKDVADERSADERIPSAWESWRDRQNSESEVKDADGLDSFTEEKTDDDFEKPVQVRARSVDEDGWSRDGLESAFRRKSRLDAPSDTDFSVLADIINNPKACGGPYYKHSRLKSWLWSGVFLLSFLLVCVLLVWVCRKLGLKLHAGVTWVDKPGCPGPEKKCSCRKRGGQDRECCAAACSSASSNSESEVSEFQARVVNERRETRNPDKEIRVLQHPPPHGQLHQSRSCKNIKYSTKK, from the exons ATGAAACTTTTACTCCTCATCGCATTGATAGGAATAGATGTAATTGGCGGTAATTGTTTAACGTTTTCCTTTGCACGTGATCAAGACATCGAGGATGAATTGGCGGAGAGCTCGGACTATCCGCGATCAAGGAAAGACGTTGCGGATGAAAGAAGTGCCGACGAGAGGATCCCCTCTGCATGGGAATCGTGGCGGGACAGACAAAACAGCGAGAGTGAAGTTAAGGATGCGGATGGTCTGGACAGTTTCACGGAAGAAAAGACCGACGATGATTTCGAAAAGCCAGTGCAG GTGAGAGCGCGTTCGGTCGACGAGGACGGGTGGTCTCGGGACGGCCTGGAGTCGGCGTTCCGGCGCAAGTCCCGGCTGGACGCGCCCTCGGACACGGACTTCTCCGTCCTGGCCGACATCATCAACAACCCCAAGGCCTGCGGCGGCCCCTACTACAAGCACTCCCGGCTCAAGTCCTGGCTCTGGAGCGGCgtcttcctcctctccttcctcctcGTCTGCGTCCTCCTCGTCTGGGTCTGCCGCAAGCTCGGGCTCAAGCTCCACGCCGGCGTCACCTGGGTCGACAAGCCCGGCTGCCCCGGCCCCGAGAAGAAGTGCAGCTGTCGGAAGCGAGGAGGCCAGGACCGCGAATGTTGCGCCGCCGCCTGCAGCTCGGCCTCGTCCAACTCCGAGTCGGAGGTCTCAGAGTTCCAGGCCCGGGTCGTCAACGAGCGCCGGGAGACCCGGAACCCGGACAAAGAGATCAGGGTCCTCCAGCACCCTCCGCCCCACGGACAGCTCCACCAGAGCCGCAgctgtaaaaatattaaatattccACGAAAAAATAG
- the LOC109036362 gene encoding RNA-binding motif protein, X-linked 2: protein MNPLTNIKNVKKLSEQELERGSKSSWHDQYKDSAWIFVGGIPYDLTEGDVLCVFSQFGEIVNMNMVRDKATGKHKGFGFICFEDQRSTILTVDNLNGMKLLGRTIRVDHCQDYKPPKDSEKLDPEVRRMRQEGCAPSVSNQSAAKPLPVPVENIKRERESVHRHIKKEPSEGKYKRERHRSPSSSHSSSDSSSDSDSRRKKKKKKEKEKFRKDVKRERDVSLDVRYSKKDRIKREPSSDGY, encoded by the exons ATGAATCCATTAAC GAACATCAAGAATGTGAAGAAACTAAGCGAGCAAGAGCTAGAGCGTGGCTCAAAGTCGTCCTGGCATGATCAATATAAGGACAGTGCATGGATATTTGTGGGTGGTATCCCCTATGATTTGACAGAAGGAGatgttttatgtgttttttctcA gTTTGGAGAGATAGTGAACATGAATATGGTGCGTGACAAAGCCACTGGTAAACATAAAGGATTCGGATTCATCTGTTTTGAAGATCAAAGGAGCACCATCTTGACTGTCGATAATCTAAATGGAATGAAG CTTCTTGGTCGTACGATCAGAGTCGATCATTGTCAGGACTACAAGCCACCAAAAGACTCGGAAAAATTGGACCCTGAGGTGAGGCGTATGCGACAAGAAGGTTGTGCGCCCAGCGTGAGTAACCAGTCTGCCGCGAAGCCTTTGCCAGTACcagttgaaaatattaaaagag agcGGGAAAGCGTCCATCGACACATTAAAAAAGAACCTTCTGAAGGAAAGTACAAAAGAGAAAGGCATAGGTCTCCCAGCTCAAGTCACAGTAGCAGCGACAGTAGCTCTGACAGTGATTCTaggcgaaagaaaaaaaagaagaaagaaaaggaaaagtttCGGAAAGACGTGAAGAGGGAACGCGATGTTTCTCTTGATGTCAGGTATTCCAAGAAGGATCGCATTAAAAGGGAACCAAGCAGTGACGGTTAT
- the LOC109036345 gene encoding uncharacterized protein isoform X1: MKLLLLIALIGIDVIGGNCLTFSFARDQDIEDELAESSDYPRSRKDVADERSADERIPSAWESWRDRQNSESEVKDADGLDSFTEEKTDDDFEKPVQSAVKRSSGPEEPKYHPTVLQIDPLSGDVNRNNLDKKNSGSHHPTRCSPHSQYHPPFPTSHHRQLPPQQRSANLTPTETILVQEPYRLDNNEIYSVCDVDGNWSWPLSQNEGKKWLRWLWVLPCLLLGILMFFLFVKTCQNYAEQRVLANAHCRDKTCHFQDHCQSAVSPLIRPSLEPQRYPPPTRPVRPTSMGQMMRQMGHMDQMSQMGHMNQMSQMGHMSQMSHMNQISQRASQMSQLYPHRRQSMCQNPQSMGQNSRSISQSPRLQPQRMPSMASNLSKIGKAQKLIYTSPPPQFTVRTQSAFPCPYSTPPTPQTPLQQQCTPRSTPFALAQHFQHSYASPSRISQCSGFVAPNSRRVAPTPRCASPRLTRQRLSSPNPQSSASEEGSRSPSPKPPS, from the exons ATGAAACTTTTACTCCTCATCGCATTGATAGGAATAGATGTAATTGGCGGTAATTGTTTAACGTTTTCCTTTGCACGTGATCAAGACATCGAGGATGAATTGGCGGAGAGCTCGGACTATCCGCGATCAAGGAAAGACGTTGCGGATGAAAGAAGTGCCGACGAGAGGATCCCCTCTGCATGGGAATCGTGGCGGGACAGACAAAACAGCGAGAGTGAAGTTAAGGATGCGGATGGTCTGGACAGTTTCACGGAAGAAAAGACCGACGATGATTTCGAAAAGCCAGTGCAG AGTGCCGTGAAACGATCGAGCGGACCAGAGGAACCCAAGTATCACCCGACGGTGTTACAGATCGACCCACTTTCCGGTGACGTGAACCGGAACAACTTGGACAAGAAGAACAGTGGGTCCCACCACCCCACACGGTGCTCGCCGCACTCTCAGTACCACCCCCCCTTTCCGACTTCCCACCACCGCCAACTACCCCCACAGCAGCGCAGCGCCAACCTCACCCCCACCGAGACCATCTTGGTCCAGGAGCCCTACCGGCTGGACAACAACGAAATTTACTCGGTCTGCGACGTCGATGGCAACTGGTCGTGGCCGCTCTCCCAAAACGAGGGCAAAAAGTGGCTGCGGTGGCTCTGGGTTCTCCCTTGTCTTCTCCTGGGCATCCTCATGTTCTTCCTCTTCGTCAAGACGTGCCAGAACTACGCGGAACAACGCGTCCTCGCCAACGCCCACTGCCGCGACAAAACGTGCCACTTCCAGGATCATTGCCAAAGCGCCGTGTCGCCGCTCATCCGCCCCTCGTTGGAACCGCAGCGGTACCCGCCGCCGACGCGGCCCGTCCGCCCGACGTCCATGGGGCAGATGATGCGTCAGATGGGGCACATGGACCAGATGAGCCAGATGGGACACATGAACCAGATGAGCCAGATGGGGCACATGAGCCAGATGAGCCACATGAACCAGATAAGTCAGCGTGCGAGTCAGATGAGTCAGCTGTACCCCCACCGGCGGCAGTCGATGTGCCAGAACCCGCAGTCGATGGGCCAGAACTCGCGGTCGATAAGTCAGAGCCCGCGGCTGCAGCCTCAGCGGATGCCATCGATGGCCTCCAACCTGAGTAAAATCGGGAAGGCACAAAAGTTGATCTACACTAGTCCCCCGCCGCAGTTTACCGTGCGCACGCAGTCGGCGTTCCCGTGCCCCTACTCAACGCCCCCAACACCACAGACGCCGCTGCAACAGCAGTGCACGCCGCGATCCACGCCATTCGCGTTGGCGCAGCATTTCCAACACTCGTACGCGAGTCCGTCTCGAATTTCCCAGTGCTCCGGGTTTGTGGCGCCCAATTCGAGGCGTGTGGCGCCCACCCCGAGGTGCGCTAGCCCGCGGCTCACCCGCCAGAGGCTCTCCTCCCCAAATCCCCAATCTTCCGCCTCCGAGGAGGGCTCGCGCTCCCCCTCGCCGAAACCCCCGTCGTGA